In Scleropages formosus chromosome 18, fSclFor1.1, whole genome shotgun sequence, one DNA window encodes the following:
- the LOC108923690 gene encoding nectin-2-like isoform X1, translating to MGGDGARATLSLVHVLLLFTPVGGAEGQREPRHEVEANQGDAVILPCYPASEDGDEVAYVEWFLKPPERRRVDVAQLAPGLGPAYLDSPLKGRVSFTEASLSDSSIIIADVKMSDECEYICSYLNLPSGLFVRIVTSLVVLAKPINTASPVTVAAGAAPVVVARCNSTNGKPAAQISWATGVDGNATVTETPGTGSTRTVTSELWLVPTAADNGRDVRCVVSHRAQEKPETIDMWLSIEYPPQVTIAVYDDEWYVGGGNARLVCQADGNPPPSAVTWTVPSDLMPGTVRVKENILTVPKVDRRMNATFVCEASNRLGVGRQRVTPVIRDKPLPHQAPVTGGIVGGIFGIVLLLLAVGAVLWVLWSRQINASTQTDCLGETWSSFDL from the exons ATGGGAGGAGACGGCGCTCGAGCCACGCTTTCACTCGTGCACGTGCTCCTGCTCTTTACACCCGTAGGAG GTGCCGAAGGTCAGCGGGAGCCGCGCCACGAAGTGGAGGCGAACCAGGGGGATGCGGTCATTTTACCCTGTTACCCTGCGAGCGAGGACGGAGACGAGGTCGCGTAC GTCGAGTGGTTTCTGAAGCCCCCGGAGAGGCGGCGAGTCGACGTCGCCCAGTTGGCCCCAGGACTGGGTCCCGCTTACCTGGACTCCCCCCTCAAAGGACGGGTGTCCTTCACGGAGGCCTCGCTGTCGgacagcagcatcatcatcgCCGACGTGAAGATGAGCGACGAGTGCGAGTACATCTGCTCGTACCTGAACCTTCCCAGTGGTCTGTTTGTGAGGATCGTCACGTCCCTCGTTGTGCTCG CCAAGCCCATAAACACGGCTTCCCCGGTGACCGTGGCGGCGGGCGCGGCGCCCGTTGTGGTCGCTCGCTGCAACTCGACCAACGGGAAGCCGGCGGCGCAGATCTCCTGGGCAACGGGGGTCGACGGCAACGCGACCGTCACGGAGACGCCGGGCACCGGGAGCACGAGGACGGTAACGAGCGAGCTGTGGCTCGTACCGACGGCTGCCGACAACGGCAGAGACGTCCGCTGTGTCGTAAGCCATCGCGCTCAGGAGAAGCCCGAGACCATTGACATGTGGCTCTCCATTGAGT ACCCCCCACAGGTGACCATTGCGGTCTATGATGACGAGTGGTACGTGGGCGGCGGCAACGCCCGGCTCGTCTGCCAGGCCGACGGGAACCCTCCCCCCTCCGCCGTGACGTGGACAGT ACCCTCAGACCTGATGCCCGGGACCGTGCGGGTCAAGGAGAACATCTTGACCGTGCCGAAGGTGGACCGCAGGATGAACGCCACCTTTGTGTGCGAAGCGTCCAACCGCCTGGGAGTGGGGAGGCAGCGGGTCACGCCCGTGATCAGAG ACAAGCCGCTGCCGCACCAGGCTCCGGTGACCGGTGGCATCGTTGGGGGGATCTTCGGCAtcgtcctgctgctgctcgctGTTGGCGCCGTGCTCTGGGTTCTCTGGAGTCGTCAGATAAATGCGAGCACCCAGACCGACTGTCTGGGGGAAACGTGGTCCTCGTTCGACCTTTGA
- the LOC108923690 gene encoding nectin-2-like isoform X2: MQGAEGQREPRHEVEANQGDAVILPCYPASEDGDEVAYVEWFLKPPERRRVDVAQLAPGLGPAYLDSPLKGRVSFTEASLSDSSIIIADVKMSDECEYICSYLNLPSGLFVRIVTSLVVLAKPINTASPVTVAAGAAPVVVARCNSTNGKPAAQISWATGVDGNATVTETPGTGSTRTVTSELWLVPTAADNGRDVRCVVSHRAQEKPETIDMWLSIEYPPQVTIAVYDDEWYVGGGNARLVCQADGNPPPSAVTWTVPSDLMPGTVRVKENILTVPKVDRRMNATFVCEASNRLGVGRQRVTPVIRDKPLPHQAPVTGGIVGGIFGIVLLLLAVGAVLWVLWSRQINASTQTDCLGETWSSFDL, translated from the exons GTGCCGAAGGTCAGCGGGAGCCGCGCCACGAAGTGGAGGCGAACCAGGGGGATGCGGTCATTTTACCCTGTTACCCTGCGAGCGAGGACGGAGACGAGGTCGCGTAC GTCGAGTGGTTTCTGAAGCCCCCGGAGAGGCGGCGAGTCGACGTCGCCCAGTTGGCCCCAGGACTGGGTCCCGCTTACCTGGACTCCCCCCTCAAAGGACGGGTGTCCTTCACGGAGGCCTCGCTGTCGgacagcagcatcatcatcgCCGACGTGAAGATGAGCGACGAGTGCGAGTACATCTGCTCGTACCTGAACCTTCCCAGTGGTCTGTTTGTGAGGATCGTCACGTCCCTCGTTGTGCTCG CCAAGCCCATAAACACGGCTTCCCCGGTGACCGTGGCGGCGGGCGCGGCGCCCGTTGTGGTCGCTCGCTGCAACTCGACCAACGGGAAGCCGGCGGCGCAGATCTCCTGGGCAACGGGGGTCGACGGCAACGCGACCGTCACGGAGACGCCGGGCACCGGGAGCACGAGGACGGTAACGAGCGAGCTGTGGCTCGTACCGACGGCTGCCGACAACGGCAGAGACGTCCGCTGTGTCGTAAGCCATCGCGCTCAGGAGAAGCCCGAGACCATTGACATGTGGCTCTCCATTGAGT ACCCCCCACAGGTGACCATTGCGGTCTATGATGACGAGTGGTACGTGGGCGGCGGCAACGCCCGGCTCGTCTGCCAGGCCGACGGGAACCCTCCCCCCTCCGCCGTGACGTGGACAGT ACCCTCAGACCTGATGCCCGGGACCGTGCGGGTCAAGGAGAACATCTTGACCGTGCCGAAGGTGGACCGCAGGATGAACGCCACCTTTGTGTGCGAAGCGTCCAACCGCCTGGGAGTGGGGAGGCAGCGGGTCACGCCCGTGATCAGAG ACAAGCCGCTGCCGCACCAGGCTCCGGTGACCGGTGGCATCGTTGGGGGGATCTTCGGCAtcgtcctgctgctgctcgctGTTGGCGCCGTGCTCTGGGTTCTCTGGAGTCGTCAGATAAATGCGAGCACCCAGACCGACTGTCTGGGGGAAACGTGGTCCTCGTTCGACCTTTGA